GTCACACGCGAGTCGTGTTGATTCTGATTCCATAATTTTTTGGTATTCTTTGGAGACTCATACTTTTATGATTCGTAAACGTTTGCACCAGCACTGGATTAGCCTGTCTCTCCTGACCGTTGTGGGAGGGGCCTTTGTACCTCAACTGTCTGTTCTGGCTCAACCTGCCAGTTCCGAGGGAATTCAAATCAGTATGGCTTTTGAACCCCCTCCAGGGGAAGGAATGCCCGCTCGCACCGCCGGAGGAGGGTCTCGCGGTCAATGTCCTAGCGTTACTCAGGGTACAACTCCCCCCTTAATGGCCTTAGTCCCCGCTTTTGCCACTCAAAAAGAAATGGCCATCAAAGGATTGACGGTGGCGGCTACCCCCACATTCTTTTTCTACGTTCCCCAAATTCCCGCAACTGAGGCAGCTTTTAGCCTCAAAGATGAAAACAACAACGACATCTACCAAACTCGTTTAGCAATTCCTAATCAAGCGGGTATCGTCAGTAT
This genomic stretch from Planktothrix serta PCC 8927 harbors:
- a CDS encoding DUF928 domain-containing protein, producing MIRKRLHQHWISLSLLTVVGGAFVPQLSVLAQPASSEGIQISMAFEPPPGEGMPARTAGGGSRGQCPSVTQGTTPPLMALVPAFATQKEMAIKGLTVAATPTFFFYVPQIPATEAAFSLKDENNNDIYQTRLAIPNQAGIVSIKLPKDTPPLKIGQTYRWSFGVICNAENTEEPKVVFVTGEVKRTEPDATLKAQLQQAEPLEQAKIYAENGIWFESLTTLAQLRQTQPMDGTLTEQWKQLLESVGLDAIANQPFVNALEN